A portion of the Mus pahari chromosome 17, PAHARI_EIJ_v1.1, whole genome shotgun sequence genome contains these proteins:
- the LOC110334555 gene encoding olfactory receptor 10AD1-like — MTARPQTADPKNSSTVTEFILVGFEQSSPSTRALLFTLFLALYSLAMAMNGLIIFITWTDPRLNSPMYFFLGHLSFLDICFITTTIPQMLVHLVTKNXTVSFXSXXTQMYXVFXVGVAECILLAFMAYDRYVAICHPLNYAQIMSQKVCVRLVCSSWIFGMVNGIFLEYMSFRNPFCKDNHIENFFCEAPIVIALSCGDPEFSMKLIFVDAIVVLLSPMVLIITSYARILASILRKASSSGRGKTFSTCASHLTVVVFFYTSAMFSYMNPRSTHGPDKDKPFSLLYTIITPMCNPVIYSFRNKEMKGAMGRALGVGSLAQAESV; from the exons ATGACTGCCAG GCCCCAGACAGCAGACCCAAAGAACAGCAGCACGGTGACTGAGTTCATCCTCGTGGGCTTTGAGCAGAGCTCCCCTTCCACACGGGCATTGCTCTTCACCCTCTTCCTGGCTCTCTACAGCCTCGCCATGGCCATGAATGGCCTCATCATCTTCATCACATGGACTGACCCCAGGCTCAACagccccatgtacttcttccttggACACCTGTCTTTCCTGGACATCTgcttcatcaccaccaccatcccgCAGATGTTGGTCCATCTGGTGACCAAGAACCANACTGTCTCCTTTGNCTCNTGNNTGACNCAGATGTACNTNGTNTTTNNNGTGGGTGTGGCCGAGTGCATCCTCTTGGCTTTCATGGCCTATGACCGTTATGTTGCCATCTGCCACCCACTGAACTATGCCCAGATCATGAGCCAGAAGGTGTGTGTCAGGCTGGTGTGTTCTTCCTGGATCTTTGGAATGGTCAATGGTATCTTTCTTGAGTATATGTCTTTCAGGAATCCCTTCTGCAAAGACAACCACATAGAGAACTTCTTCTGTGAGGCTCCCATAGTGATCGCCCTCTCCTGCGGGGATCCCGAGTTCAGCATGAAGTTGATCTTTGTGGATGCCATTGTGgtgttgctcagtcccatggtgcTCATCATCACCTCCTATGCCCGCATCCTGGCCTCCATCCTACGCAAGGCCTCCTCCTCAGGGAGGGGGAAGACATTCTCCACGTGTGCCTCCCACCTGACCGTGGTTGTCTTTTTCTACACCTCAGCCATGTTCTCTTACATGAATCCCCGCAGTACACATGGGCCTGACAAAGACaaacctttctcccttctctacaCCATCATCACCCCCATGTGCAACCCCGTCATCTACAGCTTCCGcaacaaggaaatgaagggggCCATGGGGCGGGCTCTTGGGGTAGGCAGCCTGGCTCAGGCAGAGTCTGTCTAG
- the LOC110334449 gene encoding olfactory receptor 10AD1-like, which translates to MLRNSSTVTEFILVGFEQSSPSTRALLFTLFLALYSLAMAMNGLIIFITWTDPRLNSPMYFFLGHLSFLDICFITTTIPQMLVHLVTKNHTVSFVSCMTQMYLVFLVGVAECILLAFMAYDRYVAICHPLNYAQIMSQKVCVRLVCSSWTFGMVNGIFLEYISFRNPFCKDNHIENFFCEAPIVIALSCGDPEFSMKLIFVDAIVVLFSPMVLIITSYARILASILHRASSSSHGKTFSTCASHLTVVISLYTSAMISYMNPRSTHGPDKDKPFSLLYTIILPMCNPVIYSFRNKEMKGAMGRALGRGSLA; encoded by the exons ATGCTAAGA AACAGCAGCACAGTGACTGAGTTCATCCTCGTGGGCTTTGAGCAGAGCTCCCCTTCCACACGGGCATTGCTCTTCACCCTCTTCCTGGCTCTCTACAGCCTCGCCATGGCCATGAATGGCCTCATCATCTTCATCACATGGACTGACCCCAGGCTCAACagccccatgtacttcttccttggACACCTGTCTTTCCTGGACATCTgcttcatcaccaccaccatcccacAGATGTTGGTCCATCTGGTGACCAAGAACCACACTGTCTCTTTTGTCTCTTGCATGACCCAGATGTACTTGGTCTTTCTAGTGGGTGTGGCCGAGTGCATCCTCTTGGCTTTCATGGCTTATGACCGTTATGTTGCCATCTGCCACCCACTGAACTATGCCCAGATCATGAGCCAGAAGGTATGTGTCAGGCTGGTGTGTTCTTCCTGGACCTTTGGGATGGTCAATGGTATCTTTCTTGAGTATATATCATTCAGGAATCCCTTCTGCAAAGACAACCACATAGAGAACTTCTTCTGTGAGGCTCCCATAGTGATTGCCCTCTCCTGCGGGGATCCTGAATTCAGCATGAAGTTGATCTTTGTGGATGCCATTGTGGTGTTGTTCAGCCCCATGGTGCTCATCATCACCTCCTATGCCCGCATCCTGGCCTCCATCCTCCACAGGGCCTCCTCCTCAAGCCATGGGAAGACCTTTTCTACTTGTGCCTCCCACCTGACTGTGGTCATCTCTTTGTACACCTCAGCCATGATCTCTTACATGAATCCCCGCAGTACACATGGTCCTGACAAAGACaagcctttctctctcctctacaCCATCATCCTACCCATGTGCAATCCTGTCATCTACAGCTTCCGcaacaaggaaatgaagggggCTATGGGGCGGGCTCTTGGGCGAGGTAGCCTGGCTTAG